A region of Nocardioides alkalitolerans DNA encodes the following proteins:
- a CDS encoding L-rhamnose mutarotase, whose protein sequence is MSLRATVLHSVLRPGREEAYEAEHRLVPADLLATLSAAGVRDWAIWRDGRDLLHVVDVDDYDDLAARIAADPANLRWQERMAEHVEGFRPVTTVPALERPALVWTLRRQVAEALEEEPG, encoded by the coding sequence GTGAGCCTGCGTGCGACCGTGCTGCACAGCGTGCTGCGGCCGGGTCGGGAGGAGGCGTACGAGGCGGAGCACCGCCTCGTGCCCGCCGATCTGCTCGCCACGCTGTCGGCCGCCGGCGTCCGGGACTGGGCGATCTGGCGGGACGGCCGCGACCTGCTCCACGTCGTGGACGTCGACGACTACGACGACCTGGCGGCGCGCATCGCCGCGGACCCCGCGAACCTGCGGTGGCAGGAGCGGATGGCGGAGCACGTCGAGGGGTTTCGTCCGGTCACGACGGTGCCCGCCCTCGAGCGCCCCGCCCTGGTGTGGACGCTGCGGAGACAGGTGGCCGAGGCGCTCGAGGAGGAGCCGGGATGA
- a CDS encoding ABC transporter permease has protein sequence MSDQVLSRTANRSRVPSWLHPSNAGVVYAFAALVVVLSLATASAGRPTYVSPTNVSNILDQTALLGILVVTSTIVLISGNFDLSVGSVAALGAATCLALMPSLGFYGAFAVALLAGAGIGLFNGLVVQYVGINAFIVTLGTLTAVRGLVLIITDGRTVTASEGPDRDALRALDGSRWVTPNLYLLAGLALVALGAWRLWARRTQTDALRRPATYLPLVAGVVLLAASPLAVFTVRLSQRALYMLVLVAVAAWVLRYTTVGRRLYATGGNAEAARLSGVAVDRYRVMAFVLNGTAAAFVGVLYASRLGSINPTGLSGFELTALAAAILGGTSLFGGLGSVAKSLVGALILVTLANGFNILNLGANYQGLIEGVVLIVAAGMYTVALRRKQRATLRSTEPPVSSPDPSAEPAEHAEPVAAGAGTGRR, from the coding sequence ATGTCTGACCAGGTCCTGTCCCGCACCGCGAACCGGTCGCGGGTGCCCTCGTGGCTGCACCCGAGCAACGCGGGCGTCGTCTACGCCTTCGCGGCGCTCGTCGTGGTGCTCAGCCTCGCCACCGCGAGCGCGGGGCGCCCGACGTACGTCTCGCCCACCAACGTCTCCAACATCCTCGACCAGACGGCCCTGCTGGGCATCCTGGTCGTCACCTCGACGATCGTGCTGATCTCGGGCAACTTCGACCTGTCGGTGGGGTCCGTGGCCGCGTTGGGGGCCGCGACCTGCCTGGCCCTGATGCCGTCCCTCGGCTTCTACGGCGCGTTCGCGGTCGCCCTGCTGGCGGGTGCGGGGATCGGGCTGTTCAACGGCCTGGTCGTGCAGTACGTCGGCATCAACGCCTTCATCGTCACCCTCGGCACCCTCACCGCCGTCCGCGGCCTGGTGCTGATCATCACCGACGGGCGCACCGTGACCGCGAGCGAGGGTCCCGACCGGGACGCGCTGCGGGCGCTGGACGGCTCGCGCTGGGTGACCCCGAACCTCTACCTGCTGGCGGGGCTCGCGCTGGTCGCCCTCGGCGCGTGGCGGCTGTGGGCCCGCCGGACGCAGACGGACGCGCTGCGTCGTCCCGCGACGTACCTGCCGCTCGTCGCCGGCGTGGTGCTGCTCGCCGCGTCCCCGCTCGCGGTGTTCACGGTCCGCCTCAGCCAGCGCGCGCTCTACATGCTCGTGCTCGTCGCCGTCGCCGCGTGGGTCCTGCGCTACACGACCGTCGGCCGTCGGCTCTACGCCACGGGTGGCAACGCCGAGGCCGCCCGGCTCTCGGGCGTCGCGGTCGACCGCTACCGGGTGATGGCGTTCGTGCTCAACGGCACGGCCGCCGCGTTCGTCGGGGTGCTCTACGCGAGCCGGCTCGGCTCCATCAACCCGACCGGGCTCAGCGGCTTCGAGCTCACGGCCCTGGCGGCCGCGATCCTCGGCGGCACCTCGCTGTTCGGTGGCCTCGGCAGCGTCGCGAAGTCGCTGGTCGGCGCACTGATCCTCGTCACGCTCGCCAACGGCTTCAACATCCTCAACCTGGGGGCGAACTACCAGGGCCTCATCGAGGGCGTGGTGCTCATCGTGGCCGCGGGCATGTACACCGTCGCCCTGCGCCGCAAGCAGCGCGCGACGCTGCGCAGCACCGAGCCCCCGGTGTCCTCCCCGGACCCGTCGGCCGAGCCGGCGGAGCACGCCGAGCCCGTGGCCGCGGGCGCTGGGACGGGCCGCCGGTGA